AAGGGTTTCGAGAAAATCAACTTCTCGCACAAGAAGCAGAATTCTTTCAGCTCAAGGGACTGGCGGAGGAAGTGAAGTCCAGGTGGGAAAAAGAACAGCTAACACCCAGGGAGACTACTTTCTTGGAAATAACAGATAACCATGATCGCTCACAAGGACTGAGAATCTTCTGTAATGCTCCTGATttcatagcaaaaataaaatctcGCATCGTTCTGGTGTCCAAAAGCAGGCTGGATGGCTTTCCAGAGGAGTTTTCAATATCGTCAAACATCATTCAATTTAAATACTTCATAAAGTCTGAAAACGGCACTCGACTTGTACTGAAGGAAGACAACACCTTTGTCTGCACCTTGGAAACTCTTAAGTTCGAGGCTATAATGATGGCCTTAAAGTGTGGTTTTAGACTGCTGACCAGCCTGGATTGCTCCAAAGGGTCGATTGTTCACAGCGATGCACTTCATTTTATCAAGTAATTACCTGTGTCACAAACAAAGGCAACAAGCATGCAGCCAGCAAGCTTCGGAAAACCACAGCATCAAAGGCATCCCAAATAACGTGCCCAGCTAGCTCTGTACTCAGAGACCTGCTGCTAATCAATTACTGTGAGCTAACGGTATGTAAATTCTATTGCTAAAGATGTCCTTCTCTAGGGTGTTCCTGCTGATCAGACTCGTACACTTAAAGTGAAAACAGTCATCTTCTACATATTGTAAataaagactgaatgcttttgctatttgtttatttttccttaagcTGTCTTTCAA
This Physeter macrocephalus isolate SW-GA chromosome 13, ASM283717v5, whole genome shotgun sequence DNA region includes the following protein-coding sequences:
- the KCTD4 gene encoding BTB/POZ domain-containing protein KCTD4; amino-acid sequence: MERKINRREKEKEYEGKHNSLEDADQGKNCKSTLMTLNVGGYLYITQKQTLTKYPDTFLEGIVNGKILCPFDADGHYFIDRDGLLFRHVLNFLRNGELLLPEGFRENQLLAQEAEFFQLKGLAEEVKSRWEKEQLTPRETTFLEITDNHDRSQGLRIFCNAPDFIAKIKSRIVLVSKSRLDGFPEEFSISSNIIQFKYFIKSENGTRLVLKEDNTFVCTLETLKFEAIMMALKCGFRLLTSLDCSKGSIVHSDALHFIK